From a region of the Pseudomonadaceae bacterium SI-3 genome:
- a CDS encoding two-component sensor histidine kinase: MNSIFLRIYGGMLAVLVLVGLLGAGGLHLLNQVRADQHREALAAGTFRLMAHNMSSMTPIERRQAANLWGRLLGIPLRVRTLEDIRLESGLETRLLRGQVLVEQIRPGSVTIYSLVSAEDRLALTGEVEQLSEQLARATIYLLIDELIRYPEAEQPQRLAELKAARGFGYPLELLTRDSASLDDDQRRRLDEGDTVMALVNGGEAIRVFAAIAGTPWIMSLGPLRQLNPYPPELLILIGVLGLSLIGLTVYLLVRQLERRLRSVERAATRIATGQLEARVPDAGTDSVGRLAKAFNGMASHLQRLLAVQREMVSAVAHELRTPVARLRFGLEMVGSAQTPEARHRYLEDMDGDIDDLDRLVDEMLVYTRLERGSPELTFQSVDLSALVDQVIGELAPLRPAVLVERGPCKPASDGSSVVDAEPHYMRRALSNLISNAMRHAETRVEVSFVIDADRAKLVVDDDGPGVPEEAWEKVFAPFLRLDDSRTRASGGHGLGLSIVRRITYWHGGRSQIGHSDLGGARFTLVWPRKRVK, translated from the coding sequence GTGAATTCGATCTTCCTGCGCATCTACGGCGGCATGCTCGCCGTGCTGGTGCTGGTGGGGTTGCTGGGCGCGGGTGGTCTCCATCTGCTCAATCAGGTCCGGGCCGATCAGCATCGCGAGGCGCTGGCGGCCGGTACCTTTCGCCTGATGGCGCACAACATGAGCAGCATGACGCCCATCGAGCGGCGTCAGGCGGCGAACCTCTGGGGGCGGCTGCTGGGCATACCGCTGCGCGTGCGAACCCTGGAGGACATCAGGCTCGAGAGCGGCTTGGAGACGCGACTGCTGCGCGGCCAGGTTCTGGTGGAGCAGATCCGCCCTGGCAGCGTGACGATCTATTCCCTGGTCAGTGCTGAAGACCGTCTGGCGCTGACGGGCGAGGTCGAGCAGCTCAGCGAGCAACTGGCTCGCGCGACTATCTATCTGCTGATCGATGAGCTGATTCGCTACCCCGAAGCCGAACAACCCCAGCGCCTGGCCGAACTGAAGGCGGCGCGCGGTTTCGGCTATCCGCTGGAGCTGCTGACCCGCGACAGCGCCAGTCTCGATGATGATCAGCGGCGCCGGCTGGATGAAGGGGACACGGTGATGGCGCTGGTCAACGGCGGCGAGGCCATCCGGGTGTTCGCAGCAATTGCCGGAACCCCCTGGATCATGTCGCTGGGGCCGCTGCGTCAGCTCAATCCCTATCCGCCCGAGCTGCTGATTTTGATCGGTGTGCTGGGTCTGTCGTTGATCGGGCTGACGGTGTATCTGCTGGTGCGCCAGCTGGAGCGGCGTCTGCGAAGCGTCGAGCGCGCTGCCACGCGCATCGCGACCGGCCAGCTGGAAGCGCGCGTGCCGGATGCCGGCACCGATTCGGTGGGGCGATTGGCCAAAGCCTTCAATGGCATGGCGAGCCATCTGCAGCGCTTGCTCGCGGTGCAGCGGGAGATGGTCAGCGCGGTGGCCCATGAGCTGCGAACGCCAGTCGCCCGGTTGCGTTTCGGCCTGGAGATGGTCGGCTCGGCGCAGACGCCGGAAGCACGCCACCGCTATCTGGAAGACATGGACGGCGACATCGACGATCTGGATCGACTGGTGGACGAGATGCTGGTCTACACGCGCCTCGAGCGTGGATCGCCGGAGCTGACGTTCCAATCGGTCGACTTGAGCGCGCTGGTCGATCAGGTCATCGGGGAGCTGGCGCCTTTGCGCCCGGCGGTGTTGGTCGAGCGCGGGCCCTGTAAACCGGCATCGGACGGGAGCAGCGTGGTCGATGCCGAGCCGCACTACATGCGTCGCGCCTTGAGCAATCTGATCAGCAATGCCATGCGCCACGCCGAAACGCGGGTTGAGGTCAGCTTCGTCATCGATGCCGACCGGGCGAAGCTGGTAGTCGACGATGACGGCCCGGGCGTACCCGAGGAAGCGTGGGAGAAGGTCTTTGCACCTTTCCTGCGCCTGGATGACAGCCGCACCCGCGCCTCCGGCGGGCATGGTTTGGGCCTGTCCATCGTCCGGCGGATCACCTACTGGCACGGCGGTCGGTCGCAGATTGGGCACAGCGATCTGGGCGGCGCGCGTTTCACCCTGGTCTGGCCGCGCAAGCGGGTGAAGTAG
- a CDS encoding DNA-binding response regulator, translating into MDQESWNILIVEDDQRLAELTREYLESNGMQVSIEADGAQAAERIINERPDLVVLDLMLPGEDGLSICRKVRDRYDGPILMLTARADDLDQVLGLEIGADDYVCKPVRPRLLLARIRALLRRREGTEAPSTVGGKRVQYGPLVVDNALREAWLRGEGIELTGAEFDLLWLLTSNPGRIMSREQIFSELRGIEYDGQDRSIDVRISRIRPKIGDDPDHPRLIKTVRGKGYLFVSEAAEALQ; encoded by the coding sequence GTGGATCAAGAGTCTTGGAACATCCTGATTGTCGAAGATGACCAGCGGTTGGCCGAGCTGACCCGTGAGTATCTTGAAAGTAACGGCATGCAGGTCTCCATCGAGGCGGACGGCGCCCAGGCGGCCGAACGCATCATTAATGAGCGTCCCGATCTGGTGGTGCTCGACCTGATGCTGCCCGGCGAAGATGGGTTGTCTATCTGCCGCAAGGTGCGCGATCGCTATGACGGGCCGATCCTGATGCTCACCGCGCGCGCCGACGATCTCGATCAGGTGCTCGGCCTGGAAATCGGTGCTGACGACTATGTCTGCAAGCCTGTGCGGCCGCGGTTGCTGCTGGCGCGCATCCGAGCCTTGTTGCGACGGCGTGAAGGGACAGAGGCACCGTCGACTGTGGGTGGAAAGCGCGTCCAGTACGGCCCATTGGTGGTCGACAACGCGTTGCGCGAGGCCTGGTTGCGCGGGGAGGGCATCGAGCTGACCGGCGCGGAGTTCGACCTGCTGTGGCTGCTGACCTCCAACCCGGGACGGATCATGTCCCGCGAACAGATCTTCTCTGAACTGCGCGGCATCGAATATGACGGGCAGGACCGTTCCATCGATGTGCGTATCTCACGCATCCGCCCGAAGATTGGTGACGACCCTGATCACCCACGGCTGATCAAGACAGTGCGGGGCAAGGGCTACCTGTTCGTCTCCGAAGCGGCTGAAGCGCTGCAGTGA